A portion of the Microbacterium hominis genome contains these proteins:
- a CDS encoding phosphoadenylyl-sulfate reductase, whose amino-acid sequence MTVSLAPRTTAHRSPEELKALAERANEELGSLTDHEASPAEVVRWVAENFSMEAAAVACSMADAALPHLVAEQLPGVDVLFLDTGYHFAETHATRDEVERVLDVRIIDITAEQTVAEQDAEFGAKLHDRDPALCCARRKVAPLHDALGGYEVWFTGVRRDEAPTRLNTPLVTWDERNGLVKVNPVASWTFDDLMGYAAEHKAPVNLLVNFGYPSIGCEPCTKPVAPGEDPRSGRWAGTSKTECGLHV is encoded by the coding sequence GTGACCGTCTCCCTCGCCCCCCGCACCACCGCGCACCGCTCCCCCGAGGAGCTGAAGGCCCTCGCCGAGCGCGCCAACGAGGAGCTCGGCAGCCTCACCGACCACGAGGCCTCCCCCGCGGAGGTCGTGCGCTGGGTCGCGGAGAACTTCTCGATGGAGGCGGCCGCGGTCGCCTGCTCGATGGCGGATGCCGCGCTCCCCCACCTCGTGGCCGAGCAGCTTCCCGGTGTGGACGTGCTGTTCCTCGACACCGGCTACCACTTCGCCGAGACGCACGCCACGCGTGACGAGGTCGAGCGTGTGCTCGATGTGCGCATCATCGACATCACCGCCGAGCAGACGGTCGCCGAGCAGGACGCCGAGTTCGGCGCCAAGCTCCACGACCGCGACCCGGCGCTGTGCTGCGCGCGTCGCAAGGTCGCCCCGCTGCACGACGCGCTCGGCGGATACGAGGTGTGGTTCACGGGTGTGCGCCGCGACGAGGCACCCACGCGCCTGAACACGCCGCTGGTCACCTGGGACGAGCGCAACGGCCTCGTGAAGGTGAACCCCGTGGCCTCGTGGACCTTCGACGACCTCATGGGCTACGCCGCCGAGCACAAGGCGCCGGTGAACCTCCTCGTGAACTTCGGCTACCCCTCGATCGGCTGCGAGCCGTGCACCAAGCCGGTCGCCCCCGGCGAAGATCCCCGGTCCGGCCGCTGGGCCGGCACCTCGAAGACGGAATGCGGGCTCCACGTATGA
- a CDS encoding MarR family winged helix-turn-helix transcriptional regulator, with protein MPHEQPHDPADHRPGDPVDAIAAALAALRGRRRPTGPWSGPGGPGGPFGAHGHDHASPEHPGHGPHGGPFGHGMPRGRGRGGPPWTAGPRGGGARLRLLEALAAASTSLSIGEIAEAVGVDQPRASRLVQQCVDEGLARREADPDDARRTRVALTDEGRTLVRGARGQRREALETALAAFTEAEREELARLLAKLAEGWPKD; from the coding sequence ATGCCGCACGAGCAGCCCCACGACCCTGCCGACCACCGGCCCGGCGACCCGGTCGACGCGATCGCAGCGGCGCTCGCCGCACTGCGGGGCCGGCGGCGCCCGACCGGACCGTGGTCCGGCCCCGGCGGCCCCGGCGGCCCCTTCGGCGCGCACGGTCACGACCACGCGTCGCCCGAGCACCCGGGGCACGGTCCGCACGGCGGGCCGTTCGGGCACGGGATGCCGCGCGGCCGCGGGCGTGGCGGACCGCCCTGGACGGCAGGACCCCGCGGCGGGGGTGCGCGACTGCGGCTGCTGGAGGCGCTGGCCGCGGCATCCACGTCCCTGTCGATCGGGGAGATCGCCGAGGCGGTGGGAGTCGATCAGCCGCGGGCCTCCCGACTCGTGCAGCAGTGCGTCGATGAGGGACTCGCGCGGCGGGAGGCCGACCCCGACGATGCGCGCCGCACCCGCGTCGCGCTCACCGATGAGGGCCGCACGCTCGTGCGCGGCGCCCGCGGGCAGCGGCGCGAGGCGCTCGAGACCGCGCTCGCCGCGTTCACCGAGGCCGAGCGCGAAGAGCTCGCCCGGCTGCTGGCGAAGCTCGCCGAGGGCTGGCCGAAGGACTGA
- a CDS encoding nitrite/sulfite reductase, with translation MSDTPTRTPAPRAEGARAARPPRPSSKPNGQWKVDGTTPLNGNEEWKQQDGGLSVRERIETTYAKGGFASIDPTDLHGRFRWWGLYTQRKPGIDGGRTATLEPHELEDEYFMLRVRIDGGQLTTEQLRVIAGISQEFGRDTADLTDRQNIQLHWIEVESMPEIWRRLEAVGLGTTEACGDVPRVILGSPVAGIAADELIDPTPQIAEITSRFIGDESLANLPRKFKSAITGHPSQDVVHEINDVAFVAVDHPQLGIGYDLWVGGGLSVAPRLAERLGVFVAPEKVADAWHGVAQIFRDYGFRRLRNRARLKFLLAEWGAEKFRQVLQDEYLGYALPDGPAAPPPATVGDHVGVHRQKDGRFYVGVTPIVGRVSGPTLAKLADLIEAHGSTRLRTTPHQKLVILDIPEDRVESLVAGLDELGLQARPSLIRRGTIACTGIEFCKLAIVETKAYATAAVLDLEERLAQFDLPHPIALHVNGCPNSCARIQTADIGLKGQLVTIDGEQVPGYQVHLGGGLASQDRDEAGLGRTVRGLKVAADGIADYVERVVTRFLADRDADADETFAQWAHRADEEALQ, from the coding sequence ATGAGCGACACCCCCACCCGCACCCCGGCACCGCGTGCCGAAGGCGCTCGAGCCGCCCGGCCGCCGCGCCCCTCGTCCAAGCCCAACGGGCAGTGGAAGGTCGACGGCACCACCCCGCTCAACGGGAACGAGGAGTGGAAGCAGCAGGACGGCGGCCTCTCGGTGCGCGAGCGCATCGAGACCACCTACGCGAAGGGCGGCTTCGCGTCGATCGATCCGACCGATCTGCACGGCCGCTTCCGCTGGTGGGGCCTGTACACGCAGCGCAAGCCCGGAATCGACGGCGGCCGCACCGCGACCCTCGAGCCGCACGAGCTCGAAGACGAGTACTTCATGCTGCGCGTGCGCATCGACGGCGGTCAGCTGACCACCGAGCAGCTGCGCGTGATCGCCGGCATCTCGCAGGAGTTCGGCCGCGACACCGCCGACCTCACCGACCGGCAGAACATCCAGCTCCACTGGATCGAGGTCGAGTCGATGCCCGAGATCTGGCGCCGCCTCGAGGCCGTGGGCCTGGGCACGACCGAGGCCTGCGGCGACGTGCCGCGCGTGATCCTCGGCTCGCCCGTGGCCGGCATCGCCGCAGACGAGCTCATCGACCCGACGCCGCAGATCGCCGAGATCACGTCGCGGTTCATCGGCGACGAGTCGCTGGCCAACCTCCCGCGCAAGTTCAAGTCGGCGATCACCGGCCACCCGAGCCAGGACGTCGTGCACGAGATCAACGACGTCGCCTTCGTCGCCGTCGACCACCCCCAGCTGGGCATCGGCTACGACCTGTGGGTCGGCGGCGGTCTGTCGGTCGCCCCCCGGCTCGCCGAGCGCCTGGGCGTCTTCGTCGCGCCCGAGAAGGTGGCGGATGCCTGGCACGGCGTCGCCCAGATCTTCCGCGACTACGGGTTCCGGCGCCTGCGCAACCGTGCGCGGCTGAAGTTCCTGCTCGCCGAGTGGGGCGCGGAGAAGTTCCGTCAGGTGCTGCAGGACGAGTACCTCGGCTACGCGCTGCCCGACGGCCCCGCGGCACCGCCGCCGGCCACGGTGGGCGACCACGTGGGTGTGCACCGCCAGAAGGACGGCCGCTTCTACGTCGGCGTGACCCCGATCGTCGGGCGCGTGTCGGGCCCGACGCTCGCCAAGCTCGCCGACCTCATCGAGGCGCACGGGTCGACGCGGCTGCGCACCACGCCGCACCAGAAGCTCGTGATCCTCGACATCCCCGAAGACAGGGTCGAGTCGCTGGTCGCCGGACTCGACGAGCTCGGACTGCAGGCCCGCCCGAGCCTCATCCGCCGCGGCACCATCGCCTGCACCGGCATCGAATTCTGCAAGCTCGCGATCGTCGAGACGAAGGCCTACGCGACGGCGGCGGTGCTCGACCTCGAGGAGCGGCTCGCGCAGTTCGACCTGCCGCACCCCATCGCCCTGCACGTGAACGGCTGCCCGAACTCGTGCGCCCGCATCCAGACCGCCGACATCGGGCTCAAGGGCCAGCTCGTCACGATCGATGGCGAGCAGGTGCCCGGCTACCAGGTGCACCTCGGCGGCGGCCTAGCCTCGCAGGACCGCGACGAGGCAGGTCTCGGCCGCACCGTGCGCGGCCTCAAGGTGGCCGCCGATGGCATCGCCGACTACGTGGAGCGGGTCGTCACGCGCTTCCTCGCCGACCGCGACGCCGACGCGGACGAGACCTTCGCCCAGTGGGCGCACCGCGCCGACGAGGAGGCCCTGCAGTGA
- the cobA gene encoding uroporphyrinogen-III C-methyltransferase produces MTAPAAAGKVWLVGAGPGDPGLLTVKGLRALEAADVIVADRLGARAVLDGLAEDGIHLRAEVVDVGKLPGHHAVPQDAINALLVQLANDGKTVVRLKGGDPYVFGRGSEELAFCARAGVAVEVVAGVTSALSVPAIAGIPVTHRGLATAFTIVTGHDQIASLSGGRDHTVVLLMGIGTLANSALTLARGDRGADCPVAVIEDGFGARQRVTVGTLGSIAAQAAERGIRSPAVVIVGDVVRLSPYAPASLALDALEVSEAHSARLAAELTRPERPTRD; encoded by the coding sequence ATGACCGCCCCCGCCGCGGCGGGCAAGGTCTGGCTCGTCGGAGCGGGTCCGGGCGACCCGGGGCTGCTGACGGTCAAGGGGCTGCGCGCCCTCGAGGCCGCCGACGTGATCGTCGCCGACCGCCTCGGCGCGCGCGCCGTGCTCGACGGACTGGCCGAGGACGGCATCCATCTGCGGGCGGAGGTGGTCGACGTGGGCAAGCTCCCCGGCCACCACGCGGTGCCGCAGGACGCCATCAACGCGCTGCTCGTGCAGCTCGCGAACGACGGCAAGACCGTCGTGCGCCTGAAGGGCGGCGACCCGTACGTGTTCGGCCGCGGCAGCGAGGAGCTCGCCTTCTGCGCACGGGCCGGCGTCGCCGTCGAGGTGGTGGCGGGTGTCACGAGCGCTCTGTCGGTGCCGGCCATCGCGGGCATCCCCGTCACGCACCGGGGCCTGGCGACCGCGTTCACGATCGTGACCGGCCACGACCAGATCGCCTCCCTCTCGGGCGGCCGCGACCACACCGTCGTGCTGCTCATGGGCATCGGCACCCTCGCGAACTCGGCGCTCACCCTCGCGCGCGGCGACCGCGGGGCCGACTGCCCGGTCGCCGTGATCGAAGACGGCTTCGGCGCGCGCCAGCGCGTGACCGTCGGCACGCTCGGCTCGATCGCCGCGCAGGCCGCCGAGCGCGGCATCCGATCCCCCGCCGTCGTCATCGTCGGAGACGTCGTACGGCTCAGCCCCTACGCCCCCGCCTCGCTCGCGCTGGATGCGCTCGAGGTGTCCGAAGCACACTCCGCACGCCTCGCGGCGGAGCTCACCCGCCCCGAAAGGCCCACCCGTGACTGA
- a CDS encoding VWA domain-containing protein, producing MSMNTSAIEERRARRRRRRRTFVLWTSIVAIVVMVGAIGTVGTLVVSALASADEPDATAEQSAADAPEVELIEFPEDEPAATAGTGPCTTVPVLSSFENAGMVDALAAAYNAAPRNVAGTCVTVTADKKKSGVAASLVADGFPTTAADAKPTVWLPDATTWLDVAAAEGATSLRAEGPSAGSSNVVLAMPQPLAAAIGWDEAPPTWAEVFEAAEDEQLWGNLGHPEWGAFKLGKTSPLVATSGEAAMFASFGSSAGDVAALTAAQVADPAVEAEVRAHELATSHYMATPEHFLWHARQAEETGGSAADFLSAVIVDEKSVWDYNRGITSRDGVTRVEAEAPAEQLVPIYPSDGHYAADNPVIRLSGDWIDPVESEAAADFVRFVGTAQGQAAVRTAGYRDLNGQLDAGVAELAHLTETPSTPIAMPDADVVTAVHAAFPDVRKRANVLFLVDVSGSMDEKISATETKLTAAQDAIALALDHFTTGDSVGLAAFAQAADGSLVPGNLAPVADIGSSRDAFLSSLNGLTSMGDTPLYQAVDTFAAQQAAAWTSDRINAIVLLSDGEDDPLNAPTIGEAEMLENLGELHHSTPVLIFTLAYGEDADVPALQAISKATGAHYYDATDPTEVEEVLGDLVTSF from the coding sequence ATGAGCATGAACACGAGCGCGATCGAAGAGCGCCGCGCGCGCCGACGGCGCCGCCGCCGCACGTTCGTCCTCTGGACCAGCATCGTCGCCATCGTGGTGATGGTCGGGGCGATCGGCACGGTCGGCACCCTGGTCGTCTCCGCTCTGGCGTCGGCCGACGAGCCCGACGCCACGGCCGAGCAGAGCGCCGCCGACGCCCCCGAGGTCGAGCTGATCGAGTTCCCCGAGGACGAGCCGGCCGCCACCGCCGGCACCGGCCCCTGCACGACCGTGCCCGTGCTCTCGTCGTTCGAGAACGCCGGCATGGTCGATGCCCTCGCCGCCGCCTACAACGCCGCGCCCCGCAACGTCGCCGGCACGTGCGTGACGGTGACCGCCGACAAGAAGAAGTCCGGTGTCGCCGCCTCCCTCGTGGCCGACGGCTTCCCGACCACCGCAGCCGACGCGAAGCCCACCGTCTGGCTGCCCGACGCGACCACCTGGCTCGACGTGGCGGCCGCCGAAGGCGCCACGTCCCTGCGCGCCGAGGGCCCCAGCGCGGGTTCGTCGAACGTCGTGCTCGCGATGCCGCAGCCCCTGGCCGCGGCCATCGGCTGGGACGAGGCGCCGCCGACCTGGGCCGAGGTCTTCGAAGCCGCCGAAGACGAGCAGCTGTGGGGCAACCTCGGCCACCCGGAGTGGGGCGCCTTCAAGCTCGGCAAGACCAGCCCCCTCGTCGCCACCTCGGGCGAGGCCGCCATGTTCGCGTCGTTCGGCTCGTCGGCCGGCGACGTCGCCGCGCTGACCGCCGCCCAGGTCGCCGACCCCGCCGTCGAGGCGGAGGTGCGGGCGCACGAGCTGGCCACCAGCCACTACATGGCCACGCCCGAGCACTTCCTCTGGCACGCCCGCCAGGCCGAGGAGACCGGCGGCTCGGCCGCCGACTTCCTCTCCGCGGTGATCGTCGACGAGAAGTCGGTGTGGGACTACAACCGCGGCATCACCAGCCGCGACGGCGTGACCCGCGTCGAGGCGGAGGCCCCGGCCGAGCAGCTCGTGCCGATCTACCCGAGCGACGGCCACTACGCCGCCGACAACCCGGTGATCCGCCTGTCCGGCGACTGGATCGATCCGGTCGAGTCGGAGGCCGCGGCCGACTTCGTGCGGTTCGTCGGCACCGCGCAGGGCCAGGCGGCCGTGCGCACCGCGGGCTACCGCGATCTCAACGGGCAGCTCGACGCAGGTGTGGCCGAGCTCGCGCACCTGACCGAGACCCCGAGCACGCCGATCGCGATGCCCGACGCCGACGTCGTGACCGCCGTGCATGCCGCGTTCCCCGACGTGCGCAAGCGCGCGAACGTGCTCTTCCTCGTCGACGTGTCCGGCTCGATGGACGAGAAGATCTCGGCGACCGAGACCAAGCTCACCGCGGCGCAGGACGCGATCGCGCTCGCGCTCGACCACTTCACCACCGGCGACAGCGTGGGGCTCGCCGCCTTCGCGCAGGCCGCCGACGGCTCGCTCGTTCCCGGCAACCTCGCTCCGGTGGCCGACATCGGCTCGTCGCGCGATGCGTTCCTGTCCTCGCTGAACGGGCTCACCTCGATGGGCGACACCCCGCTGTACCAGGCCGTCGACACGTTCGCGGCCCAGCAGGCCGCGGCGTGGACGAGCGACCGCATCAACGCGATCGTGCTCCTCAGCGACGGCGAGGACGACCCGCTGAACGCGCCCACCATCGGCGAGGCGGAGATGCTCGAGAACCTCGGCGAACTCCACCACTCCACGCCCGTGCTGATCTTCACCCTCGCCTACGGCGAGGACGCCGACGTGCCCGCCCTGCAGGCGATCTCCAAGGCGACCGGCGCGCACTACTACGACGCCACCGACCCCACCGAGGTCGAAGAGGTGCTCGGCGACCTCGTCACCAGCTTCTGA
- a CDS encoding BCCT family transporter, producing MPVAPPLDDHSPVAAGVGINRWVFWPAAGVILAFSAFAIITPSAAEAMFRAIQASIVNAFNWYYVLIAAFFVVFALSMGFSRFGDIKLGRDDDKPEFSVGAWFSLLFAAGMGIGLVFYGVSEPLSHFVSPRPGVTGTPEQLAQQALTQTYLHWGVQAWSIYVVVGLGLAYAIHRRGRPISIRWTLEPVLGEKRVAGPWGHAIDIVALVGTVFGVATSLGLGVLQISAGLESAGLGEPGELMQVLIILVITVFVLLSVLSGVAKGMKWLSSTNLILAGILLLFILIVGQTEFLLREWVQSIGGYIQNFVGLSFTVSAFQGAAGEAWQASWTSFYWGWWISWAPFVGIFIARVSRGRTVREFVLGVIIVPTMLGILWFAILGGSALYLELNDPGSMTLPDGTVDIEGSIFQLLSYFPGSTLLTLGVILLVSIFFVTSSDSGALVMGMIATGGNQHPAKWIRTFFTLATALLAISLLLTGGLSAIQTAAITIALPFSIVMLLICWATVVAFTRERRAYQLARRAAFVERIGDYYGLEVEEPDRRGVRWPRLSLRRARTPNR from the coding sequence ATGCCCGTCGCGCCGCCGTTGGACGACCATTCGCCGGTCGCGGCGGGGGTCGGCATCAACCGCTGGGTGTTCTGGCCCGCGGCCGGGGTGATCCTCGCGTTCAGCGCGTTCGCCATCATCACCCCGAGCGCCGCCGAGGCGATGTTCCGGGCGATCCAGGCCTCGATCGTGAACGCCTTCAACTGGTACTACGTGCTCATCGCGGCGTTCTTCGTCGTCTTCGCCCTCTCGATGGGCTTCAGCCGGTTCGGCGACATCAAGCTCGGGCGCGACGACGACAAGCCGGAGTTCTCGGTCGGGGCGTGGTTCTCGCTGCTGTTCGCGGCCGGCATGGGCATCGGCCTCGTCTTCTACGGTGTGAGCGAGCCGCTCAGCCACTTCGTCTCCCCGCGCCCGGGGGTCACCGGCACACCCGAGCAGCTCGCGCAGCAGGCGCTGACCCAGACCTATCTGCACTGGGGCGTGCAGGCCTGGTCGATCTACGTCGTGGTGGGCCTCGGCCTCGCCTACGCGATCCACCGCCGCGGGCGACCGATCTCGATCCGCTGGACCCTCGAGCCCGTGCTCGGTGAGAAGCGCGTGGCGGGCCCGTGGGGCCACGCGATCGACATCGTCGCGCTCGTGGGCACCGTGTTCGGCGTCGCCACCTCGCTGGGGCTCGGCGTGCTGCAGATCAGCGCCGGCCTCGAATCGGCGGGACTGGGCGAGCCGGGCGAGCTGATGCAGGTGCTGATCATCCTCGTGATCACGGTCTTCGTGCTGCTGTCGGTGCTGTCGGGCGTGGCCAAGGGCATGAAGTGGCTGTCGTCGACGAACCTGATCCTCGCGGGGATCCTGCTGCTGTTCATCCTCATCGTCGGCCAGACCGAATTCCTCCTGCGGGAGTGGGTGCAGTCGATCGGCGGGTACATCCAGAACTTCGTCGGGCTCTCCTTCACCGTCAGCGCGTTCCAGGGGGCCGCGGGCGAGGCGTGGCAGGCGTCGTGGACCTCGTTCTACTGGGGCTGGTGGATCTCGTGGGCGCCCTTCGTGGGCATCTTCATCGCCCGCGTCTCGCGGGGTCGCACCGTGCGCGAGTTCGTGCTGGGCGTCATCATCGTGCCGACGATGCTGGGCATCCTGTGGTTCGCGATCCTCGGCGGGTCGGCGCTCTACCTCGAGCTGAACGATCCCGGATCGATGACCCTCCCCGACGGCACCGTCGACATCGAGGGGTCGATCTTCCAGCTGCTGTCGTACTTCCCCGGCTCGACCCTGCTGACACTGGGCGTGATCCTCCTGGTGTCGATCTTCTTCGTCACCTCGTCGGACTCGGGCGCCCTCGTCATGGGAATGATCGCCACCGGCGGCAACCAGCACCCGGCGAAGTGGATCCGCACCTTCTTCACCCTCGCGACCGCGCTGCTCGCGATCTCGCTGCTGCTCACGGGTGGCCTCTCGGCGATCCAGACCGCGGCCATCACGATCGCGCTGCCGTTCAGCATCGTGATGCTGCTCATCTGCTGGGCGACCGTCGTCGCCTTCACGCGCGAGCGCCGCGCGTATCAGCTGGCCCGCCGCGCCGCGTTCGTGGAGCGGATCGGCGACTACTACGGGCTCGAGGTCGAGGAGCCCGACCGTCGCGGAGTGCGCTGGCCGCGCCTGTCGCTGCGCCGCGCCCGCACGCCGAACCGATGA
- the cysD gene encoding sulfate adenylyltransferase subunit CysD translates to MTLDTTAPAAQRREGTLSALDVLEAEAIHVIREVVAEFERPVLLFSGGKDSVVVLHLATKAFAPGKVPFPVLHVDTGHNFPEVLAFRDETVERLGIRLEVARVQDYIDDGRLEERADGTRNPLQTVPLLDAIAAGRHDAVFGGARRDEDKARAKERIISLRDEFGQWDPRNQRPELWSLYNGRHTPGQHVRAFPISNWTELDVWNYIEREDIALPPLYFAHEREVYSRDGMWRPVGEFSPPREDEAVEVRTVRYRTVGDMSCTGAVESDASTLAAIVAEVAVSTLTERGATRADDRLSEAAMEDRKKDGYF, encoded by the coding sequence ATGACTCTCGACACCACCGCCCCGGCAGCGCAGCGGCGCGAGGGCACACTCTCGGCCCTCGACGTGCTCGAGGCCGAGGCGATCCACGTCATCCGCGAGGTGGTCGCCGAGTTCGAGCGCCCGGTGCTGCTGTTCTCCGGCGGCAAGGACTCGGTCGTGGTGCTCCACCTGGCGACCAAGGCGTTCGCGCCCGGCAAGGTCCCCTTCCCGGTGCTGCACGTGGACACCGGACACAACTTCCCCGAGGTGCTCGCCTTCCGCGACGAGACCGTCGAGCGTCTCGGCATCCGCCTCGAAGTCGCCCGCGTGCAGGACTACATCGATGACGGGCGCCTCGAGGAGCGCGCCGACGGCACGCGCAACCCGCTGCAGACGGTCCCGCTGCTCGACGCGATCGCCGCCGGCCGGCACGACGCCGTCTTCGGCGGCGCCCGCCGCGACGAGGACAAGGCCCGCGCCAAGGAGCGCATCATCTCGCTGCGCGACGAGTTCGGCCAGTGGGATCCGCGCAACCAGCGCCCCGAGCTGTGGAGCCTCTACAACGGCCGCCACACCCCGGGCCAGCACGTGCGCGCGTTCCCGATCTCGAACTGGACCGAGCTCGACGTGTGGAACTACATCGAGCGCGAGGACATCGCCCTCCCGCCGCTGTACTTCGCCCACGAGCGCGAGGTGTACAGCCGCGACGGCATGTGGCGCCCCGTCGGCGAGTTCTCGCCGCCGCGCGAAGACGAGGCCGTCGAGGTGCGCACGGTGCGCTACCGCACCGTGGGCGACATGAGCTGCACCGGCGCGGTCGAGTCGGATGCGTCGACCCTGGCCGCCATCGTCGCCGAGGTCGCCGTCTCGACCCTCACCGAGCGCGGCGCGACGCGCGCCGACGACCGCCTCAGCGAGGCGGCCATGGAGGACCGCAAGAAGGACGGGTACTTCTGA
- a CDS encoding sirohydrochlorin chelatase produces the protein MTAPALLAISHGTASSAGQAAVSALVEAVAARLPDVTVRLGHVDVQQPDVAASLDAFPADQPVVLVPLLLSAGYHVRVDLKEQTAGRDAIVITPALGPDPRLVDALVERLAPLHPENATGVVLAVAGSSDERANEDCRTIGAMLAARLGAAVEVGFLAAAEPRVDAAVARVRTRVAANGGGSVIVANYLLAPGYFHDLAVTLAGGAPVARPLLDDGAPAASLVDLVVDRYRDAL, from the coding sequence GTGACAGCACCGGCACTCCTCGCGATCTCGCACGGCACGGCTTCGTCGGCCGGGCAGGCGGCCGTCTCGGCGCTCGTCGAGGCGGTCGCCGCGCGTCTGCCCGATGTCACCGTCCGCCTCGGACACGTCGATGTGCAGCAGCCCGACGTCGCGGCATCCCTCGACGCGTTCCCCGCCGATCAGCCGGTCGTGCTCGTGCCGCTGCTGCTGTCGGCGGGGTATCACGTGCGGGTCGACCTGAAGGAGCAGACCGCCGGGCGCGACGCCATCGTCATCACCCCGGCGCTCGGCCCAGACCCGCGCCTGGTCGACGCCCTGGTCGAGCGCCTCGCGCCCCTGCACCCCGAGAACGCGACCGGCGTCGTGCTGGCCGTGGCCGGCTCCAGCGACGAACGGGCGAACGAGGACTGCCGCACGATCGGCGCGATGCTCGCGGCGCGGCTCGGCGCCGCGGTCGAGGTCGGGTTCCTCGCCGCCGCAGAACCCCGCGTCGACGCGGCCGTCGCGCGCGTGCGCACCCGCGTCGCGGCGAACGGCGGCGGCAGCGTCATCGTGGCCAACTATCTGCTCGCCCCCGGATACTTCCACGACCTCGCCGTGACGCTGGCCGGCGGCGCACCCGTGGCGCGGCCGCTGCTCGATGACGGCGCCCCCGCGGCATCCCTCGTCGACCTTGTCGTCGACCGCTACCGCGACGCGCTCTGA
- a CDS encoding sulfate adenylyltransferase subunit 1, whose amino-acid sequence MTTDTLAEATMTPIAAPATGTRTLFRFATAGSVDDGKSTLVGRLLHDSKAILADQLETVARTSAERGFAHGTGFDFALLTDGLRAEREQGITIDVAYRYFSTGSRSFILADCPGHVQYTRNMVTGSTTADAVVVLVDARHGVVEQTIRHLAVVALLRVPHVIIAVNKIDLTGFDADTFATVAADAQRVAAGLGIDDLHVLPVSALEGDNIVERSARTPWYEGPALFELLETLPGADELDVQLEPLRLPVQLVIRPQGGLAPEYAADPVAVEKLRDYRAVAGRIASGTVRVGDSVEVHPAGVTTTVTGIQVAGVAAEEAIASQSVSLEFADDVDAARGALVATAGSLPEARRDVDAELFQLDRRPLAVGARVLVKHGTTTVKALVSDISSRYDLDKLTHEPAEVLETNDIGRVRLRLATEVPFETYAGNRHGGSFLVIHPTDGATLAAGIVRDRSTEEDVDASAEWAI is encoded by the coding sequence ATGACCACCGACACCCTCGCCGAGGCCACCATGACTCCGATCGCCGCGCCCGCCACCGGCACGCGCACGCTGTTCCGGTTCGCCACCGCCGGCTCGGTCGACGACGGCAAGTCGACGCTCGTGGGACGCCTGCTGCACGACTCGAAGGCGATCCTCGCCGACCAGCTCGAGACCGTCGCGCGCACCTCCGCCGAGCGGGGCTTCGCGCACGGCACCGGCTTCGACTTCGCCCTCCTCACCGACGGCCTGCGCGCCGAGCGCGAGCAGGGCATCACGATCGACGTCGCCTACCGCTACTTCTCGACCGGCTCGCGCTCGTTCATCCTCGCCGACTGCCCCGGTCACGTGCAGTACACGCGCAACATGGTCACCGGCTCGACCACCGCCGACGCGGTCGTCGTGCTCGTCGACGCGCGCCACGGCGTCGTGGAGCAGACGATCCGCCACCTCGCCGTCGTCGCCCTGCTGCGGGTCCCGCACGTGATCATCGCGGTGAACAAGATCGACCTCACCGGCTTCGACGCCGACACCTTCGCGACGGTGGCCGCCGACGCGCAGCGCGTGGCCGCCGGCCTCGGCATCGACGACCTCCACGTGCTGCCCGTCTCGGCGCTCGAGGGCGACAACATCGTCGAGCGCTCCGCGCGCACGCCCTGGTACGAGGGTCCGGCGCTGTTCGAGCTGCTCGAGACGCTGCCCGGCGCCGACGAGCTCGATGTGCAGCTGGAGCCCCTGCGCCTCCCGGTGCAGCTGGTGATCCGCCCGCAGGGCGGCCTCGCCCCCGAATACGCGGCGGACCCGGTCGCCGTCGAGAAGCTGCGCGACTACCGGGCCGTCGCCGGACGCATCGCCTCGGGCACCGTCCGCGTCGGCGACAGCGTCGAGGTCCACCCCGCCGGCGTGACCACGACGGTGACCGGCATCCAGGTGGCCGGCGTCGCCGCCGAGGAGGCGATCGCGTCGCAGTCGGTCTCGCTCGAGTTCGCCGACGACGTGGATGCCGCCCGCGGCGCCCTGGTCGCCACGGCCGGCTCGCTGCCGGAGGCGCGCCGCGACGTCGACGCGGAGCTGTTCCAGCTCGATCGGCGCCCCCTCGCCGTCGGCGCGCGCGTGCTGGTGAAGCACGGCACGACGACCGTGAAGGCCCTCGTGTCGGACATCTCGTCGCGCTACGACCTCGACAAGCTGACGCACGAGCCGGCCGAGGTGCTCGAGACCAACGACATCGGGCGGGTGCGGCTGCGGCTCGCGACCGAGGTGCCGTTCGAGACCTACGCGGGCAATCGCCATGGCGGATCCTTCCTCGTGATCCACCCGACCGACGGCGCCACGCTCGCCGCGGGCATCGTGCGCGACCGCTCCACCGAGGAGGACGTCGACGCGAGCGCGGAGTGGGCGATATGA